One Hypomesus transpacificus isolate Combined female chromosome 6, fHypTra1, whole genome shotgun sequence DNA segment encodes these proteins:
- the LOC124468465 gene encoding pleckstrin homology domain-containing family G member 1 isoform X1, with translation MGKERERKRELEAKGDDFNFLPDVLPPLPEIPDSVSVLSTADTPGRLRHPHVRHTPLRYCSAHSMDSAPDSAAERPISYGSTSSSASSRDSHCSLGSRSALSPAPHCLPATERDSGAIQLELVPTRQLECGDEEERREGGMERGQGRPGGVLTPTAQSNPGVNTEGGESSGSGSGPAVRYVDRVVQEILDTERTYVQDLRSIVQDYLECISNQSRLALSAEDKVSLFGNIQEIYHFNRDLLYDLEKCNADPVAIAECFVAKSEEFHIYTQYCTNYPRSVAVLTECMRNKALAKFFRERQESLRHSLPLGSYLLKPVQRILKYHLLLHEIASHMERDTEGYTVVLEAIDTMQRVAWHINDMKRKHEHAVRLQEIQSLLTNWKGPDLIGYGELVLEGTFRLQRAKNERTLFLFDKLLLVTKKREEAYTYKAHILCCNLMLVEVIPKEPMSFSVFHYKNPKLQHTVQAKSQQDKRMWILHLKRLILENHPAKIPAKAKQAILEMDAMHHPGFHYSPDGDKKGSPHTKEGPTPRRARRKEPLSKLLKNAKTSDGQKRTSLGATLLSPVSQLALGTIGRSRSLVNQSQESLDPGDHYDHSDREEGEEPHPQDADDEDDSGLGMGKRLQVPGKSNRKRLNPQVSVDSMDQWKSFNMSPTDLKAAKESLKEHPPLLRTPHVTEEPPDPHLSSLLVPGGNPQSVGNIWADHRVRRAMFPTRQNSTMLPDEDEEDIYQMFVPTEPSGPADPETPVAASQKSEVPSSPRHTPRPCSWHLDQVPTVQIDPPFSGDRLLRRASSVGEKGTEVPQSPDHDTRPHGDNNLEVIHSESSSNEISGSSSAEQLTIDDIENVYDNISYDDLKSMGLIRRDQESRKSMKQTPRDARGSQGPNAEAKSSKETVVVAESYTDSHCSSAQEVLPLGTSELKIVEEENIYDTLVFREPPPPVEKKKKKGEESGGRQEAERDSLLASEPDLTGCESLGGFVSEESLHFGDDEVMDSHAARRTSEADYSSSSASETFSQRSHTGDRMSEQVDEIWNDLENYIKVNEKKADRLPAAFPVSAGESPEKPSSLKSSPKKATSPPTRSSPAKSPPAPHLHPTPPSATPLPRSFTIPILNIPQLLREATFEDEDPSSRPPSLSLPVTPEPLPGTVKSIRNKLARLSSGSFRLEDDELGELPPQREPPQRDRQLQQPPLRDLHSLFPGELAGLESPLASSSLLLGESVDLDLMDKSKNRVFLMARQYSQKIKRANQLLRMRSMDPGEACGRPRAEKKHKDLADILEEKKQGGAAIGTRLAEYSQLYDQVMFREPPTSPSPHHSHPGLSSSPSMPESSFLGEDWLHSTYSNGELASFISDWPSQGRGARASTPQRRLTPACSVPALKTLPPPPTSPPTQRWSSCVSAPSEKEEHIYSSIKRNTSFNSPSPSSSTTPPKTSPYNRCQSVSSLGEQHVQKENNQNQNRIVFNRNESVAERLKIPSLGQAGRQHSLPERSSCGQSELTLQDGQQVVVLNRNSALSMLQATQNYLANFKDDDDDDDYVEIRSEDETERSMTALMPSQKNGGSLVALSDRNHRPAVQGQTQSLPSTPARSCHPLSSLDRERLQQYLWAEPQNQNQTTIGQSLREKFQCLSSSSFA, from the exons atggggaaagagcgagagaggaagagggagctaGAAGCAAAGGGAG acgaCTTTAACTTTCTTCCGGATGTCCTCCCGCCTCTGCCGGAGATTCCGGACTCTGTGTCGGTCCTGAGCACCGCTGACACTCCGGGACGACTCCGCCACCCGCACGTCCGCCACACACCCCTGCGCTACTGCTCCGCCCACAGCATGGACTCCGCCCCCGACAGCGCTGCCGAGCGGCCAATCAGCTatggctccacctcctcctcggcctcctccagagacagccaCTGCTCATTGGGCAGCCGCTCCGCCCTCAGCCCCGcccctcactgtctccctgcGACAGAGCGGGATTCCGGGGCGATCCAGTTGGAGCTGGTACCAACCCGCCAGCTTGAATGTggggatgaggaagagaggagggagggagggatggagagagggcagggccGGCCGGGAGGTGTCCTGACCCCGACGGCCCAGTCGAACCCGGGGGTgaacacagagggaggggagagcagtGGTTCTGGGTCGGGGCCCGCGGTGCGATATGTAGACCGCGTGGTTCAGGAGATTCTGGACACGGAGAGAACCTACGTCCAGGATCTGCGTAGCATCGTACAG gactACCTAGAGTGCATCAGTAATCAGTCTCGTCTGGCCCTCAGTGCCGAAGATAAAGTCTCGCTATTCGGGAACATCCAGGAAATCTACCATTTCAAcag ggACCTGCTTTATGACCTGGAGAAGTGTAATGCAGACCCTGTGGCCATCGCAGAGTGCTTCGTAGCCAAG agTGAAGAATTCCACATCTACACCCAGTACTGCACCAACTACCCTAG gtCGGTAGCTGTGTTGACAGAGTGTATGAGGAACAAGGCGTTGGCCAAGTTTTTCCGGGAGCGTCAGGAATCTCTGAGACACTCCTTGCCCCTGGGCTCCTACCTGCTCAAACCAGTGCAGAGGATCCTCAAGTACCATCTTCTGCTGCAT GAGATAGCGAGCCATatggagagggacacagaggggtACACTGTGGTGCTGGAGGCCATCGACACCATGCAGAGAGTAGCCTGGCACATCAACGACATGAAGAGGAAGCACGAGCACGCTGTCAGACTGcag GAAATCCAAAGTCTGCTAACCAACTGGAAGGGGCCTGATCTGATTGGTTACGGTGAGCTGGTCCTAGAGGGAACCTTTCGTCTGCAGAGAGCGAAGAATGAGCGCACTCTCTTCCTGTTCGACAAGCTGCTGCTGGTCACCAAGAAGCGGGAGGAGGCCTACACCTACAAGGCCCATATCCTG TGCTGTAACCTGATGTTGGTGGAGGTCATCCCTAAGGAACCAATGAGCTTCAGTGTGTTCCATTACAAGAACCCCAAACTCCAACACACTGTCCAG gctaagtcccaacaggaCAAGCGTATGTGGATCCTGCACCTGAAAAGACTCATACTTGAAAACCACCCGGCCAAAATCCCAGCCAAG GCCAAGCAGGCCATATTGGAGATGGATGCAATGC ACCACCCAGGGTTCCACTACAGCCCTGATGGAGACAAGAAAGGCTCTCCCCACACCAAGGAGGGACCCACCCCTCGTCGGGCACGTAGGAAGG aACCTTTGTCCAAACTACTGAAGAATGCCAAGACCTCAGACGGGCAGAAG AGGACCAGTCTGGGCGCCACCTTACTGTCCCCCGTGTCCCAGCTGGCTCTGGGCACCATTGGCCGCAGCCGCAGTCTGGTAAACCAATCGCAAGAGTCCCTGGACCCTGGGGACCATTACGACCACAGcgacagggaggaaggggaggagccacATCCACAGGACGCTGACGATGAAGATGATAGTGGCTTG GGCATGGGGAAAAGGCTGCAAGTGCCAGGAAAGAGCAACAGGAAGAGGCTGAACCCTCAGGTGTCTGTGGACAGCATGGACCAATGGAAGAGCTTCAACATGAGTCCCACAGACCTTAAG GCCGCTAAGGAATCCTTGAAGGAGCACCCCCCTCTTCTCAGGACCCCCCATGTGACCGAGgagcccccagacccccacctctcctccctgctggtGCCGGGAGGCAACCCCCAGTCCGTGGGGAACATCTGGGCAGACCACCGCGTGCGCCGGGCTATGTTCCCGACACGCCAGAACAGCACCATGCTGCCCgatgaggacgaggaggacatcTACCAGATGTTCGTGCCCACCGAGCCCAGCGGGCCGGCAGACCCAGAAACACCAGTGGCGGCATCCCAGAAGTCTGAGGTCCCATCCTCGCCCAGGCACACCCCCCGACCCTGTAGCTGGCACTTGGACCAGGTGCCCACAGTACAGATAGACCCCCCGTTCTCTGGGGACAGGCTTCTGCGCAGGGCCAGCAGCGTGGGGGAGAAGGGCACGGAGGTTCCCCAGAGCCCAGACCATGACACCAGACCCCACGGCGACAACAACCTGGAAGTGATCCATTCCGAATCCTCCAGCAACGAGATCTCAGGCTCATCGTCGGCGGAGCAGCTGACGATCGACGACATAGAGAACGTCTACGACAACATCAGCTACGATGATCTGAAGAGCATGGGGCTCATCCGAAGGGACCAGGAGAGTAGGAAGTCCATGAAACAGACACCCAGAGATGCACGGGGCTCCCAGGGCCCCAACGCAGAGGCAAAAAGCTCCAAGGAGACTGTAGTCGTAGCAGAGAGCTATACAGACAGTCATTGCTCGTCTGCCCAGGAGGTGTTGCCCTTGGGGACAAGCGAGCTGAAGATCGTGGAGGAAGAGAACATCTATGACACCCTCGTTTTCAGAGAGCCTCCTCCGCccgtggagaagaagaaaaagaaaggagaggagagtggaggcagacaggaagcagagagagacagtttacTGGCCTCGGAGCCTGACCTTACTGGCTGTGAGAGCTTGGGTGGGTTTGTGTCTGAGGAGAGTCTCCATTTTGGGGATGACGAGGTGATGGACTCCCACGCTGCTCGGAGGACTTCTGAAGCAGACTACTCGTCCTCATCTGCCTCGGAGACGTTCTCCCAGCGTTCTCACACGGGCGACAGGATGTCTGAGCAGGTGGACGAGATCTGGAACGACCTGGAGAACTACATCAAGGTCAACGAGAAGAAAGCAGACCGCCTCCCTGCCGCTTTCCCGGTGAGCGCTGGCGAGTCCCCCGAGAAACCGTCCTCGCTCAAGAGCAGTCCCAAAAAGGCAACCAGCCCCCCGACACGCAGCTCCCCCGCCAAGAGCCCCCCggcaccccacctccaccccacccccccgtcCGCCACCCCCCTTCCTCGGTCCTTCACCATCCCCATCCTCAACATCCCCCAGCTTCTCCGAGAGGCCACCTTCGAGGACGAGGATCCCTCCTCCCGTCCCCCGTCGCTCTCCCTGCCCGTCACCCCTGAGCCCCTCCCCGGCACGGTCAAGAGCATCCGCAACAAGTTGGCCCGCCTCAGCAGCGGCAGCTTCCGTCTGGAGGATGACGAGCTGGGGGAGCTGCCCCCCCAGAGAGAACCCCCTCAGCGGGATCGGCAGCTCCAGCAGCCCCCCCTCAGGGATCTCCACAGCCTGTTCCCCGGGGAGCTGGCCGGGTTGGAATCccctctggcctcctcctccctgctcctgggGGAGTCTGTGGATTTGGACCTGATGGACAAGTCCAAGAACCGGGTGTTCCTGATGGCACGCCAGTATAGTCAGAAGATCAAGAGGGCCAATCAGCTGCTCAGGATGAGGAGCATGGACCCTGGTGAGGCCTGCGGGCGACCCCGTGCAGAGAAGAAGCACAAGGACCTGGCCGACATCTTGGAGGAGAAGAAGCAGGGGGGCGCAGCCATAG GTACCAGGCTAGCAGAGTACTCCCAGCTGTATGACCAAGTGATGTTTCGAGAACCTccgacctccccctcccctcaccactcccacccaggtctctcctcctctccctccatgcctgAGAGCTCCTTCCTGGGGGAGGACTGGCTCCACTCCACCTACAGCAATGGAGAGCTGGCTAGCTTCATATCAGACTGGCCTAGCCAGGGCAGGGGCGCACGGGCCTCCACCCCCCAGCGCAGGCTCACCCCTGCCTGCTCTGTCCCTGCCCTCaagaccctccctcccccgcccacCTCCCCGCCCACCCAGCGATGGAGCTCCTGTGTGTCAGCACCCAGTGAGAAGGAGGAGCACATATACAGTTCCATCAAGAGGAATACTTCCTTCaactccccttctccttcctcctccacgacCCCCCCTAAGACTTCTCCTTACAACCGCTGCCAATCAGTCAGCTCACTGGGAGAACAGCATGTGCAAAAGGAAaacaaccagaaccagaaccgcATAGTGTTCAACCGTAACGAGTCTGTGGCAGAGAGGCTCAAGATCCCCAGTCTGGGTCAGGCGGGGCGGCAACACAGCCTCCCGGAGCGGTCCAGTTGTGGTCAGTCAGAGTTGACCCTTCAGGATGGTCAACAGGTGGTGGTCCTCAACCGGAACTCGGCACTGAGCATGCTCCAGGCCACCCAGAACTACTTGGCCAACTTCaaggacgacgacgacgacgatgactATGTGGAGATCCGCTCGGAGGACGAGACGGAACGCAGTATGACGGCGCTGATGCCTTCGCAGAAGAACGGAGGATCCTTGGTGGCTCTCTCGGATCGTAACCACAGGCCTGCTGTCCAGGGCCAGACCCAGAGCCTTCCCTCCACACCGGCCAGGTCCTGCCACCCCCTGAGCTCTCTGGACCGGGAGCGTCTGCAGCAGTACCTTTGGGCTGAaccccagaaccagaaccagaccaCCATTGGCCAGTCGCTGCGAGAGAAGTTCCAGTGTCTCAGCTCCAGCAGCTTTGCTTGA
- the LOC124468465 gene encoding pleckstrin homology domain-containing family G member 1 isoform X2, which yields MPTDDFNFLPDVLPPLPEIPDSVSVLSTADTPGRLRHPHVRHTPLRYCSAHSMDSAPDSAAERPISYGSTSSSASSRDSHCSLGSRSALSPAPHCLPATERDSGAIQLELVPTRQLECGDEEERREGGMERGQGRPGGVLTPTAQSNPGVNTEGGESSGSGSGPAVRYVDRVVQEILDTERTYVQDLRSIVQDYLECISNQSRLALSAEDKVSLFGNIQEIYHFNRDLLYDLEKCNADPVAIAECFVAKSEEFHIYTQYCTNYPRSVAVLTECMRNKALAKFFRERQESLRHSLPLGSYLLKPVQRILKYHLLLHEIASHMERDTEGYTVVLEAIDTMQRVAWHINDMKRKHEHAVRLQEIQSLLTNWKGPDLIGYGELVLEGTFRLQRAKNERTLFLFDKLLLVTKKREEAYTYKAHILCCNLMLVEVIPKEPMSFSVFHYKNPKLQHTVQAKSQQDKRMWILHLKRLILENHPAKIPAKAKQAILEMDAMHHPGFHYSPDGDKKGSPHTKEGPTPRRARRKEPLSKLLKNAKTSDGQKRTSLGATLLSPVSQLALGTIGRSRSLVNQSQESLDPGDHYDHSDREEGEEPHPQDADDEDDSGLGMGKRLQVPGKSNRKRLNPQVSVDSMDQWKSFNMSPTDLKAAKESLKEHPPLLRTPHVTEEPPDPHLSSLLVPGGNPQSVGNIWADHRVRRAMFPTRQNSTMLPDEDEEDIYQMFVPTEPSGPADPETPVAASQKSEVPSSPRHTPRPCSWHLDQVPTVQIDPPFSGDRLLRRASSVGEKGTEVPQSPDHDTRPHGDNNLEVIHSESSSNEISGSSSAEQLTIDDIENVYDNISYDDLKSMGLIRRDQESRKSMKQTPRDARGSQGPNAEAKSSKETVVVAESYTDSHCSSAQEVLPLGTSELKIVEEENIYDTLVFREPPPPVEKKKKKGEESGGRQEAERDSLLASEPDLTGCESLGGFVSEESLHFGDDEVMDSHAARRTSEADYSSSSASETFSQRSHTGDRMSEQVDEIWNDLENYIKVNEKKADRLPAAFPVSAGESPEKPSSLKSSPKKATSPPTRSSPAKSPPAPHLHPTPPSATPLPRSFTIPILNIPQLLREATFEDEDPSSRPPSLSLPVTPEPLPGTVKSIRNKLARLSSGSFRLEDDELGELPPQREPPQRDRQLQQPPLRDLHSLFPGELAGLESPLASSSLLLGESVDLDLMDKSKNRVFLMARQYSQKIKRANQLLRMRSMDPGEACGRPRAEKKHKDLADILEEKKQGGAAIGTRLAEYSQLYDQVMFREPPTSPSPHHSHPGLSSSPSMPESSFLGEDWLHSTYSNGELASFISDWPSQGRGARASTPQRRLTPACSVPALKTLPPPPTSPPTQRWSSCVSAPSEKEEHIYSSIKRNTSFNSPSPSSSTTPPKTSPYNRCQSVSSLGEQHVQKENNQNQNRIVFNRNESVAERLKIPSLGQAGRQHSLPERSSCGQSELTLQDGQQVVVLNRNSALSMLQATQNYLANFKDDDDDDDYVEIRSEDETERSMTALMPSQKNGGSLVALSDRNHRPAVQGQTQSLPSTPARSCHPLSSLDRERLQQYLWAEPQNQNQTTIGQSLREKFQCLSSSSFA from the exons ATGCCTACAG acgaCTTTAACTTTCTTCCGGATGTCCTCCCGCCTCTGCCGGAGATTCCGGACTCTGTGTCGGTCCTGAGCACCGCTGACACTCCGGGACGACTCCGCCACCCGCACGTCCGCCACACACCCCTGCGCTACTGCTCCGCCCACAGCATGGACTCCGCCCCCGACAGCGCTGCCGAGCGGCCAATCAGCTatggctccacctcctcctcggcctcctccagagacagccaCTGCTCATTGGGCAGCCGCTCCGCCCTCAGCCCCGcccctcactgtctccctgcGACAGAGCGGGATTCCGGGGCGATCCAGTTGGAGCTGGTACCAACCCGCCAGCTTGAATGTggggatgaggaagagaggagggagggagggatggagagagggcagggccGGCCGGGAGGTGTCCTGACCCCGACGGCCCAGTCGAACCCGGGGGTgaacacagagggaggggagagcagtGGTTCTGGGTCGGGGCCCGCGGTGCGATATGTAGACCGCGTGGTTCAGGAGATTCTGGACACGGAGAGAACCTACGTCCAGGATCTGCGTAGCATCGTACAG gactACCTAGAGTGCATCAGTAATCAGTCTCGTCTGGCCCTCAGTGCCGAAGATAAAGTCTCGCTATTCGGGAACATCCAGGAAATCTACCATTTCAAcag ggACCTGCTTTATGACCTGGAGAAGTGTAATGCAGACCCTGTGGCCATCGCAGAGTGCTTCGTAGCCAAG agTGAAGAATTCCACATCTACACCCAGTACTGCACCAACTACCCTAG gtCGGTAGCTGTGTTGACAGAGTGTATGAGGAACAAGGCGTTGGCCAAGTTTTTCCGGGAGCGTCAGGAATCTCTGAGACACTCCTTGCCCCTGGGCTCCTACCTGCTCAAACCAGTGCAGAGGATCCTCAAGTACCATCTTCTGCTGCAT GAGATAGCGAGCCATatggagagggacacagaggggtACACTGTGGTGCTGGAGGCCATCGACACCATGCAGAGAGTAGCCTGGCACATCAACGACATGAAGAGGAAGCACGAGCACGCTGTCAGACTGcag GAAATCCAAAGTCTGCTAACCAACTGGAAGGGGCCTGATCTGATTGGTTACGGTGAGCTGGTCCTAGAGGGAACCTTTCGTCTGCAGAGAGCGAAGAATGAGCGCACTCTCTTCCTGTTCGACAAGCTGCTGCTGGTCACCAAGAAGCGGGAGGAGGCCTACACCTACAAGGCCCATATCCTG TGCTGTAACCTGATGTTGGTGGAGGTCATCCCTAAGGAACCAATGAGCTTCAGTGTGTTCCATTACAAGAACCCCAAACTCCAACACACTGTCCAG gctaagtcccaacaggaCAAGCGTATGTGGATCCTGCACCTGAAAAGACTCATACTTGAAAACCACCCGGCCAAAATCCCAGCCAAG GCCAAGCAGGCCATATTGGAGATGGATGCAATGC ACCACCCAGGGTTCCACTACAGCCCTGATGGAGACAAGAAAGGCTCTCCCCACACCAAGGAGGGACCCACCCCTCGTCGGGCACGTAGGAAGG aACCTTTGTCCAAACTACTGAAGAATGCCAAGACCTCAGACGGGCAGAAG AGGACCAGTCTGGGCGCCACCTTACTGTCCCCCGTGTCCCAGCTGGCTCTGGGCACCATTGGCCGCAGCCGCAGTCTGGTAAACCAATCGCAAGAGTCCCTGGACCCTGGGGACCATTACGACCACAGcgacagggaggaaggggaggagccacATCCACAGGACGCTGACGATGAAGATGATAGTGGCTTG GGCATGGGGAAAAGGCTGCAAGTGCCAGGAAAGAGCAACAGGAAGAGGCTGAACCCTCAGGTGTCTGTGGACAGCATGGACCAATGGAAGAGCTTCAACATGAGTCCCACAGACCTTAAG GCCGCTAAGGAATCCTTGAAGGAGCACCCCCCTCTTCTCAGGACCCCCCATGTGACCGAGgagcccccagacccccacctctcctccctgctggtGCCGGGAGGCAACCCCCAGTCCGTGGGGAACATCTGGGCAGACCACCGCGTGCGCCGGGCTATGTTCCCGACACGCCAGAACAGCACCATGCTGCCCgatgaggacgaggaggacatcTACCAGATGTTCGTGCCCACCGAGCCCAGCGGGCCGGCAGACCCAGAAACACCAGTGGCGGCATCCCAGAAGTCTGAGGTCCCATCCTCGCCCAGGCACACCCCCCGACCCTGTAGCTGGCACTTGGACCAGGTGCCCACAGTACAGATAGACCCCCCGTTCTCTGGGGACAGGCTTCTGCGCAGGGCCAGCAGCGTGGGGGAGAAGGGCACGGAGGTTCCCCAGAGCCCAGACCATGACACCAGACCCCACGGCGACAACAACCTGGAAGTGATCCATTCCGAATCCTCCAGCAACGAGATCTCAGGCTCATCGTCGGCGGAGCAGCTGACGATCGACGACATAGAGAACGTCTACGACAACATCAGCTACGATGATCTGAAGAGCATGGGGCTCATCCGAAGGGACCAGGAGAGTAGGAAGTCCATGAAACAGACACCCAGAGATGCACGGGGCTCCCAGGGCCCCAACGCAGAGGCAAAAAGCTCCAAGGAGACTGTAGTCGTAGCAGAGAGCTATACAGACAGTCATTGCTCGTCTGCCCAGGAGGTGTTGCCCTTGGGGACAAGCGAGCTGAAGATCGTGGAGGAAGAGAACATCTATGACACCCTCGTTTTCAGAGAGCCTCCTCCGCccgtggagaagaagaaaaagaaaggagaggagagtggaggcagacaggaagcagagagagacagtttacTGGCCTCGGAGCCTGACCTTACTGGCTGTGAGAGCTTGGGTGGGTTTGTGTCTGAGGAGAGTCTCCATTTTGGGGATGACGAGGTGATGGACTCCCACGCTGCTCGGAGGACTTCTGAAGCAGACTACTCGTCCTCATCTGCCTCGGAGACGTTCTCCCAGCGTTCTCACACGGGCGACAGGATGTCTGAGCAGGTGGACGAGATCTGGAACGACCTGGAGAACTACATCAAGGTCAACGAGAAGAAAGCAGACCGCCTCCCTGCCGCTTTCCCGGTGAGCGCTGGCGAGTCCCCCGAGAAACCGTCCTCGCTCAAGAGCAGTCCCAAAAAGGCAACCAGCCCCCCGACACGCAGCTCCCCCGCCAAGAGCCCCCCggcaccccacctccaccccacccccccgtcCGCCACCCCCCTTCCTCGGTCCTTCACCATCCCCATCCTCAACATCCCCCAGCTTCTCCGAGAGGCCACCTTCGAGGACGAGGATCCCTCCTCCCGTCCCCCGTCGCTCTCCCTGCCCGTCACCCCTGAGCCCCTCCCCGGCACGGTCAAGAGCATCCGCAACAAGTTGGCCCGCCTCAGCAGCGGCAGCTTCCGTCTGGAGGATGACGAGCTGGGGGAGCTGCCCCCCCAGAGAGAACCCCCTCAGCGGGATCGGCAGCTCCAGCAGCCCCCCCTCAGGGATCTCCACAGCCTGTTCCCCGGGGAGCTGGCCGGGTTGGAATCccctctggcctcctcctccctgctcctgggGGAGTCTGTGGATTTGGACCTGATGGACAAGTCCAAGAACCGGGTGTTCCTGATGGCACGCCAGTATAGTCAGAAGATCAAGAGGGCCAATCAGCTGCTCAGGATGAGGAGCATGGACCCTGGTGAGGCCTGCGGGCGACCCCGTGCAGAGAAGAAGCACAAGGACCTGGCCGACATCTTGGAGGAGAAGAAGCAGGGGGGCGCAGCCATAG GTACCAGGCTAGCAGAGTACTCCCAGCTGTATGACCAAGTGATGTTTCGAGAACCTccgacctccccctcccctcaccactcccacccaggtctctcctcctctccctccatgcctgAGAGCTCCTTCCTGGGGGAGGACTGGCTCCACTCCACCTACAGCAATGGAGAGCTGGCTAGCTTCATATCAGACTGGCCTAGCCAGGGCAGGGGCGCACGGGCCTCCACCCCCCAGCGCAGGCTCACCCCTGCCTGCTCTGTCCCTGCCCTCaagaccctccctcccccgcccacCTCCCCGCCCACCCAGCGATGGAGCTCCTGTGTGTCAGCACCCAGTGAGAAGGAGGAGCACATATACAGTTCCATCAAGAGGAATACTTCCTTCaactccccttctccttcctcctccacgacCCCCCCTAAGACTTCTCCTTACAACCGCTGCCAATCAGTCAGCTCACTGGGAGAACAGCATGTGCAAAAGGAAaacaaccagaaccagaaccgcATAGTGTTCAACCGTAACGAGTCTGTGGCAGAGAGGCTCAAGATCCCCAGTCTGGGTCAGGCGGGGCGGCAACACAGCCTCCCGGAGCGGTCCAGTTGTGGTCAGTCAGAGTTGACCCTTCAGGATGGTCAACAGGTGGTGGTCCTCAACCGGAACTCGGCACTGAGCATGCTCCAGGCCACCCAGAACTACTTGGCCAACTTCaaggacgacgacgacgacgatgactATGTGGAGATCCGCTCGGAGGACGAGACGGAACGCAGTATGACGGCGCTGATGCCTTCGCAGAAGAACGGAGGATCCTTGGTGGCTCTCTCGGATCGTAACCACAGGCCTGCTGTCCAGGGCCAGACCCAGAGCCTTCCCTCCACACCGGCCAGGTCCTGCCACCCCCTGAGCTCTCTGGACCGGGAGCGTCTGCAGCAGTACCTTTGGGCTGAaccccagaaccagaaccagaccaCCATTGGCCAGTCGCTGCGAGAGAAGTTCCAGTGTCTCAGCTCCAGCAGCTTTGCTTGA